In Luteolibacter sp. Y139, the following proteins share a genomic window:
- a CDS encoding ECF-type sigma factor, producing MSELTRILETAGGNALPMSAELLPLVYDELRNVARERMSNLAPGQTLQPTALVHEAWLKLSSEEGRVWNDRAHFFRAAAQAMRQILVDRARAKATRKRAVNPEVFEQQFDLADATLDERVLLVDEMMTRLEAEEPDSVRLITLKFFGGLTNQEIAAMDGVTERTVERHWAYAKALLYQMIREETGDEAASVD from the coding sequence TTGAGCGAACTCACGCGCATCCTCGAGACGGCTGGCGGGAACGCACTGCCGATGTCGGCGGAGCTGTTGCCGCTGGTCTATGACGAGCTTCGCAATGTGGCGCGCGAACGGATGTCAAACCTGGCACCCGGGCAGACGCTGCAGCCGACCGCGCTGGTGCATGAGGCGTGGCTGAAGCTTTCCAGCGAGGAGGGCCGGGTTTGGAACGATCGCGCGCATTTCTTCCGCGCCGCGGCCCAGGCGATGCGCCAGATCCTGGTGGACCGGGCGCGGGCCAAGGCGACCCGCAAGCGGGCGGTGAATCCGGAGGTTTTCGAGCAACAGTTCGACCTCGCGGACGCGACGCTCGATGAGCGAGTGCTGCTGGTCGACGAGATGATGACTCGTCTGGAAGCCGAAGAGCCGGACAGCGTGCGGCTGATCACGCTGAAGTTTTTCGGTGGGCTGACGAATCAGGAGATCGCGGCGATGGACGGGGTGACCGAGCGCACCGTGGAGCGCCACTGGGCCTATGCGAAGGCGTTGCTCTATCAGATGATCCGTGAGGAGACCGGCGATGAAGCAGCCTCCGTCGATTAA
- a CDS encoding serine/threonine protein kinase, with protein MKQPPSINRLLFVAASNFSTAEERRAFLEFACRDDEARLKRLEVLLEARGEAEEFFEFQPAVEPVQETPGEGEGGLGARIGPYRLIDRIGAGGCGVVYLAEQLEPVKRKVALKIIRLGMDTESVIARFAMEREALALMDHPNIARVLDAGTTSSGRPFFVMELVDGERITDYCDRKRLGLRERLELFTRVCEAIQHAHQKGVIHRDIKPSNVLVRDHDDRPEPKVIDFGIAKATAGGYEGDVTYTKVGQLVGTPAYMSPEQAEGGVDIDTRSDIYSLGAMLCELLTGRAPFSPEQFKDRGPDEIRSILRGEETGMPSIRLRSVSKDEIGKVAEHRAADPLRLPGQLAGDLDWIVMKAIEKDRRRRYETANGLAMDVQRYLNEEPVLARPPSQGYLLMKLVRRNRIAFAAGSVAMFGLLAGFGVSTWLFLREKEARANAEEARANEETLRKNAEAADRVNQAAVLMRYDEGQIAKVDQLLEGVKPDQVPKLGEVAEMLRKVAEWNLLQGRWKAASARFSALAPVITSVDLTDTDQMSRILMPAATAIKEWGQPEEYDRFRELVIRRFESSKNPGVVAQVMKSCLLQPADEKTLKALAPMSAVLENKMKDEEKSSLYVAAWRKFSLAVLAYRQGHFDTAGYWARLSLASTATSPPLMASNQTLLAMIDLRQGRAEKVPETLKSVRKQLADWESAPFGLGSGTNLWFDWGNVRIFLREAEGMLAGQAH; from the coding sequence ATGAAGCAGCCTCCGTCGATTAACCGGCTGCTCTTCGTGGCGGCGTCGAACTTCTCCACGGCGGAGGAAAGGCGCGCGTTCCTGGAGTTTGCGTGCCGTGACGACGAAGCGCGGCTGAAGCGGTTGGAGGTTTTGTTAGAGGCACGGGGTGAGGCGGAGGAGTTCTTCGAGTTCCAGCCGGCGGTGGAGCCGGTGCAGGAAACGCCGGGTGAAGGGGAAGGTGGATTGGGGGCTCGGATCGGGCCTTACCGGCTGATTGACCGGATCGGGGCGGGCGGTTGTGGCGTGGTTTATCTCGCCGAGCAGCTGGAGCCGGTGAAGCGCAAGGTGGCGCTGAAGATCATCCGGCTCGGGATGGATACGGAGAGTGTGATCGCGCGCTTCGCGATGGAGCGCGAGGCCCTGGCGCTGATGGATCATCCGAATATCGCGCGCGTGCTGGATGCGGGGACGACTTCGTCGGGGCGGCCATTTTTCGTGATGGAACTGGTCGATGGTGAGCGGATCACCGACTACTGCGACCGCAAACGGCTCGGCTTGCGCGAGCGGCTGGAGCTTTTCACGCGCGTGTGCGAGGCGATCCAGCATGCGCACCAGAAGGGCGTCATTCACCGCGACATCAAGCCTTCGAACGTGCTGGTGCGGGATCATGATGACCGGCCGGAACCGAAGGTCATCGACTTCGGCATCGCGAAGGCCACCGCGGGTGGGTACGAGGGCGATGTGACCTACACGAAGGTCGGGCAGCTTGTCGGGACGCCGGCCTACATGAGTCCGGAGCAGGCGGAAGGCGGGGTGGACATTGATACGCGGAGCGACATCTACAGTTTGGGTGCGATGCTGTGCGAGCTGTTGACCGGTCGCGCGCCGTTCAGTCCGGAGCAGTTCAAGGACCGTGGCCCGGATGAGATCCGCAGCATCCTGCGCGGCGAGGAGACTGGCATGCCATCGATCCGGCTGCGAAGCGTCTCGAAGGATGAGATTGGCAAGGTCGCCGAGCACCGCGCGGCGGATCCGCTGCGTTTGCCGGGTCAGCTTGCCGGCGACCTGGACTGGATCGTGATGAAGGCGATCGAGAAGGATCGCCGCCGCCGCTATGAGACCGCCAATGGTCTGGCGATGGACGTGCAGCGCTATCTCAATGAGGAGCCGGTGCTGGCACGTCCGCCGAGCCAGGGCTACCTGCTGATGAAGCTGGTGCGGCGGAATCGCATCGCCTTCGCTGCAGGCAGTGTGGCGATGTTCGGGTTGCTCGCGGGCTTTGGAGTTTCGACGTGGTTGTTTCTTCGCGAGAAGGAGGCTCGAGCGAATGCCGAGGAGGCTCGTGCCAATGAAGAGACCCTCCGCAAGAACGCCGAGGCGGCGGACCGGGTGAACCAGGCAGCGGTGTTGATGCGCTACGACGAAGGACAAATCGCCAAGGTCGACCAGTTGCTGGAAGGAGTGAAGCCGGATCAGGTTCCCAAGTTGGGGGAGGTCGCCGAGATGCTGAGGAAGGTCGCCGAGTGGAACCTGCTGCAGGGGCGTTGGAAGGCAGCTTCGGCGCGCTTCAGTGCGCTGGCGCCGGTCATCACCAGTGTCGACCTGACGGATACCGACCAAATGTCGCGGATCCTGATGCCTGCCGCTACCGCCATCAAGGAGTGGGGGCAGCCGGAGGAATACGACCGCTTCCGCGAATTGGTGATCCGCCGTTTTGAAAGCTCGAAGAATCCGGGAGTGGTTGCGCAGGTCATGAAGTCATGTCTGCTGCAGCCGGCGGACGAGAAGACGCTGAAGGCGCTCGCGCCGATGTCTGCCGTTCTGGAGAACAAGATGAAGGATGAGGAGAAGAGCAGCCTCTATGTGGCAGCGTGGCGGAAGTTCTCGCTGGCGGTGCTGGCTTATCGTCAGGGACACTTCGACACGGCGGGCTACTGGGCTCGCCTGAGTTTGGCATCGACCGCCACCAGCCCGCCGTTGATGGCGTCGAATCAGACTTTGTTGGCGATGATCGATTTGCGCCAGGGTCGGGCTGAGAAGGTGCCGGAGACACTGAAGAGCGTCCGCAAGCAGCTTGCCGATTGGGAATCGGCACCCTTTGGTCTCGGGTCCGGCACGAATTTGTGGTTCGACTGGGGGAACGTGCGGATTTTCCTGCGGGAGGCTGAGGGGATGCTCGCCGGGCAGGCGCACTGA
- a CDS encoding BNR-4 repeat-containing protein: MPFARALLPIVSFFACLSAAQAGLTYVDATSGSGGNTTLANGSTFTPPLNGTTGADNNWEQRTVFGSGGNVYESGGEVAENAPELRMKLTGLTPGGTYRVRVHFWDASPAWRIRAGFSSAAGSNTLYANQAEAAGIGAIGAVAASTLSYAVAPTVFAEADRTMFSADLGTTLANGSGEIAVFLDDLAPVLGPNDRTWFDGLSYEVATPVNAVRYVDATTANTTHWDGATFAPAAEGVTGADNNWEQRTLGNGGSAFEANFEAPENAPLLVTTLTGLTPSSSYVLYCYFWTDGGNWRLKASAKVADIQTNGTAGNLTDDFLPSTPRTHFAADNNAGGTATAGVLAAGTTFTTTPLLTEGNRTLMQANLGVATSDSTGTLKVYIDDFADGSAVPRTWYDGVGYKPAQTLDPALDEDGDGLTNAQEVSYGTDPYLADTDGDSYGDKVEVDAGSNPLNASSIPPLPGNGLQIAPDGAWTWFNDERAIFHQGSLFSGYVKANGQYGITRYDPVAHEVFHMIISTAASQQQDDHNNCSITELPDGKLLVMYSKHLGGSQFYKRTSLVALPSTNADWGPEITVAMPDNHTYSNAYLLTGENNAIYNFSRCINFNPTVTKSLDQGVTWETPQQLIEVGNNNVRPYPRYCSNHTDRIDLIYTDGHPRDVDNSVYHMYYKGGSLYKTDGTLIDSLANLPLDHEGGQRGSVIYQFSNAAWGVGQGPDNWIPGARGWTWDVHYGKDGNPVCVFQVQTGTDATWSTSRIYYYFARWNGTAWERKFIAQGGRGIYAAESDYGGGMTIDPSHPNVIYISSNAANPFSLGDVSNVPLRANARFELYRGVTNDGGQSFTWEQLTTNSESDNLRPIVPESHGYDRALLWFNGTYNSYTSFSTRVLAVLENDLAVKSMAFGGNTGTLTWKSSPGHSYRITGSADLTGFPYQVGTGIEAQGGTTSHTFAFPPPLQNQPKAFFRVETE; the protein is encoded by the coding sequence ATGCCTTTCGCCCGCGCCCTGCTACCTATTGTTTCCTTTTTCGCCTGCCTGTCGGCGGCTCAGGCTGGTTTGACGTATGTGGATGCGACTTCCGGTTCGGGTGGAAATACGACCTTGGCGAATGGCAGCACCTTCACGCCGCCCCTCAATGGGACCACCGGGGCGGACAACAACTGGGAACAGCGCACGGTCTTTGGCTCGGGTGGGAACGTCTACGAGTCCGGCGGCGAGGTCGCCGAGAATGCTCCCGAGCTGCGGATGAAGCTCACCGGCCTGACGCCGGGAGGGACCTACCGGGTGCGGGTTCACTTCTGGGACGCGAGTCCGGCTTGGAGGATTCGTGCGGGGTTCAGTTCCGCGGCGGGATCTAACACCTTGTATGCGAACCAAGCGGAGGCCGCGGGGATCGGGGCTATCGGGGCGGTCGCAGCGAGCACGCTGAGCTATGCGGTGGCGCCGACGGTTTTTGCGGAGGCAGACCGGACGATGTTCTCGGCGGATTTGGGCACGACGCTCGCGAATGGGAGTGGCGAAATCGCGGTGTTCCTTGATGACCTCGCGCCGGTGCTCGGGCCGAATGACCGGACGTGGTTCGACGGTCTCTCGTATGAGGTGGCGACGCCGGTGAATGCGGTCCGTTATGTGGATGCCACGACGGCGAACACGACGCACTGGGACGGGGCGACCTTCGCGCCGGCGGCCGAGGGTGTGACGGGTGCTGACAACAACTGGGAGCAGCGGACGCTGGGCAATGGCGGCTCGGCCTTCGAGGCGAACTTCGAAGCGCCAGAGAATGCGCCGTTGTTAGTGACGACGCTTACCGGGCTGACTCCTTCGAGTTCGTATGTGCTCTACTGCTACTTCTGGACCGATGGCGGGAACTGGCGACTGAAGGCATCCGCGAAGGTTGCCGACATCCAGACCAATGGGACGGCGGGAAATCTAACGGACGACTTCCTGCCGAGCACGCCGCGAACTCATTTCGCCGCGGACAACAACGCCGGTGGAACCGCAACGGCCGGGGTCTTGGCGGCGGGCACGACCTTTACGACCACGCCGCTGCTGACGGAAGGAAATCGCACCTTGATGCAGGCGAACCTTGGTGTGGCGACGAGTGACTCGACTGGGACGCTCAAGGTCTACATCGATGACTTTGCTGATGGCAGTGCGGTGCCGCGCACGTGGTATGATGGTGTGGGTTACAAGCCTGCGCAGACCTTGGATCCGGCATTGGACGAGGATGGCGATGGGCTGACGAATGCGCAGGAGGTTTCCTATGGCACCGATCCGTATCTGGCCGATACGGACGGGGACTCCTATGGCGACAAGGTGGAGGTGGATGCGGGTTCCAATCCGCTGAATGCCTCCTCCATTCCGCCGTTGCCTGGCAACGGACTCCAGATCGCTCCGGATGGCGCTTGGACGTGGTTCAATGACGAGCGAGCGATCTTTCATCAGGGTTCGCTTTTCAGCGGGTATGTGAAGGCGAATGGGCAGTATGGCATCACGCGCTACGATCCGGTGGCGCATGAGGTCTTCCACATGATCATCAGCACCGCGGCTTCACAGCAGCAGGACGATCACAACAACTGCTCCATCACCGAGCTGCCGGATGGGAAGCTGCTGGTGATGTATTCGAAGCACCTCGGCGGCTCGCAGTTCTACAAGCGCACGTCGCTGGTGGCTCTGCCTTCCACAAATGCGGATTGGGGGCCGGAAATCACGGTGGCGATGCCGGACAATCACACCTACTCGAACGCCTACCTGCTGACCGGTGAGAACAACGCGATCTACAATTTCTCGCGCTGCATCAATTTCAATCCGACCGTCACCAAGTCGCTGGATCAGGGCGTCACTTGGGAGACGCCGCAGCAATTGATCGAGGTCGGGAACAACAACGTGCGGCCTTACCCGCGCTACTGCTCGAACCACACCGACCGGATCGACCTGATCTACACGGACGGCCATCCGCGTGACGTGGATAATTCGGTCTACCACATGTACTACAAGGGCGGGTCGCTCTACAAAACCGACGGGACGCTGATCGATTCGCTCGCCAACCTGCCGCTCGACCATGAAGGAGGGCAGCGCGGGTCGGTGATCTATCAATTCTCCAATGCCGCGTGGGGTGTAGGTCAGGGGCCGGACAATTGGATCCCCGGTGCACGCGGGTGGACTTGGGACGTTCACTACGGCAAGGACGGGAATCCGGTGTGCGTGTTCCAGGTGCAGACCGGCACCGACGCGACTTGGTCGACCTCGCGGATCTACTATTACTTCGCGCGGTGGAACGGGACGGCGTGGGAAAGGAAGTTCATCGCGCAAGGAGGTCGGGGCATCTATGCGGCGGAGTCGGATTATGGTGGAGGGATGACGATTGATCCTTCGCATCCAAACGTGATCTACATTTCCTCGAACGCGGCGAATCCCTTCAGCCTTGGCGATGTGAGCAACGTGCCGCTTCGCGCGAACGCGCGTTTCGAGCTCTACCGCGGTGTCACCAACGATGGTGGCCAGAGCTTCACGTGGGAGCAGCTCACCACCAATTCGGAGAGCGACAACCTGAGGCCGATTGTACCGGAGAGTCATGGCTATGACCGTGCCTTGCTGTGGTTCAATGGAACCTACAATTCCTACACCAGCTTCAGCACGCGGGTGCTGGCGGTGCTGGAGAACGATCTCGCGGTGAAGTCGATGGCCTTCGGCGGGAACACCGGCACGCTGACTTGGAAATCCTCGCCGGGGCACAGTTACCGGATCACAGGGTCGGCGGACCTCACGGGATTCCCTTACCAGGTGGGCACTGGGATCGAGGCGCAGGGTGGAACGACGAGCCACACGTTTGCCTTCCCGCCGCCGCTCCAGAACCAGCCGAAGGCGTTCTTCCGTGTCGAGACCGAGTGA
- a CDS encoding beta strand repeat-containing protein has product MKPTSSRLGAYVARTTVATLLATACQTAYAAFIDKADNADNLNLTSSWNGGVVPGSNDLASWFNLTGANTVSLGADLSLKGIAISSTGGAVTLNGANTLTIGSSGLDLSSSTQNLTINANVATGAGSQPWSVISGQTLSLQTGTFTRAAAAGVVIDKTLGAGTITASNISNTNGIVGPWMSVRNTGAAANASSAGYTYAANGAALDAYLGATASANYGYATSTTANYDVNFTGNQTFGSSRDANTVRHIGGAATLISNSAQTWGFNGLMNAGTGLLTLGDTGNQVLNIKAGVGTGTELVLHAASGNISILDPIINNGANASSVTVNGPGTVTLNVANTYTGGTTINSGTVATTQNLGAASSNAVLNSGAILSITGAPTNSNVLTGGGTINSTGATISGNWSNFAGSYTHNNTLASTSYNAANATSKFAAYNIASTQGGAQGMIAGFNTGSASGTYTLELGSLTGVAGSLFRGGNTAQGIATLRIGNLNTSTTFAGTFNDGTNTKIAIDKVGSGTLTLSGSSGNTAGVSVSSGTLLLTGGFTAAGNAMSVANGATLAGTGSVAGTATIASGGIMENGNGGSAALTFGGLTFGGAATVNAHYSGTGPALAVTGALATTPANGQVTLNVASAVPLANGTHNIISYGSFGGAATNFSAHVTSGLNTRQSALLVLSGNNVALQVAGDSPKWTGARNDGLWTTTTQASPKNWKLITGGTATDFISGDNVLFDDTATGTTALNLDGGITAGVVEFNNSTKAYSISSTTFGGLIDGALIKNGTGSLTINTTNSYSGGTTFNGGTLNLNSDSALGSGLFTIGAGSAKVLNNGSGADVFFNTNPTQQWADDFTFTGSNSLDVGSGAVTISGAGTDRTVTVSSGSLTVGEVKAAAHGLIKQGTGTLVLSSDGAGAAASTLAGTLNIAAGTIQINRATGNSGDLTATGLTGTGTITNGAAIERWFLLNTTGTSTFTGTLANGGTGGLGFNKQGAGSVTLSGNLSYTGQTTVEGGTLTIPVANTGAGSNAQVTSGTLVMGHPSAFGTAGTIRLAGNNVSTFDMATDGGDNAYGIVWGTGTIATIVSDRATAGAGINHTLSTLGAAGVGGGTITITSGVNVTSGAGRITFTNLGLSAGTVQTTALNPTSANVTVGPVSKVANTGLSQTLELGGTTLENEVSGVISNGDGAAIISVIKSNSSTWTISNTNTYTGTTTVGTANGAGILRATATNALGTGTMIFDGSGGTPGPTSRLELSNNITLPNNITLSQRNNTSAAILNVSGNNTLTGAIDLNAGGNAGNIASDGGLLSLSGNISTTTAVARNLHLGGAGNGQASGVISNGATATGVVSVTKEGAGSWTLSGANTYTGATVVSAGTLNVSQAVLADAATVNVASAGVLNLTHALTDTVDRFYIDGVEQASGTWGSLASTATHKTARITGTGMLLATNGVAAGGYSTWATTLGLTAGVNDGAAQNPDNDGFENGTEYILGGHPLNGSNNPKIYALVADSDDVGTDKELIMTIAVPQGTPAFPAGSPTSSVTFEGFGITVKGSTSLATFPVTVNPVAPVTTGLPAAPTQGGITYEYRSFSLGGSNGATGRGFLQVTVTNP; this is encoded by the coding sequence ATGAAGCCCACTTCTTCCCGCCTCGGCGCCTATGTTGCCCGTACCACCGTTGCCACGCTTTTGGCGACGGCTTGCCAGACCGCTTACGCGGCCTTCATCGACAAGGCCGACAACGCCGACAATCTCAACCTCACCTCCAGCTGGAATGGCGGCGTGGTCCCGGGCAGCAATGACCTTGCCTCGTGGTTCAATTTGACCGGCGCAAATACCGTTTCGCTCGGAGCCGACCTCAGCCTGAAGGGGATCGCGATCAGCTCGACTGGCGGCGCGGTGACCTTGAACGGTGCGAACACGCTGACGATCGGCAGCTCCGGCCTCGACCTGAGTTCATCGACGCAGAATCTCACCATCAACGCGAACGTGGCGACCGGAGCCGGCAGCCAGCCGTGGAGCGTGATCAGCGGCCAGACCCTGAGCCTTCAAACCGGCACCTTCACTCGTGCCGCAGCGGCGGGCGTGGTGATCGACAAGACGCTCGGTGCCGGAACGATCACCGCCTCCAATATCTCGAATACCAACGGCATCGTCGGTCCGTGGATGTCGGTGAGAAACACGGGTGCCGCCGCGAACGCCTCGTCCGCGGGCTACACGTATGCCGCGAATGGCGCGGCTCTCGACGCTTACCTTGGAGCCACCGCTTCGGCGAACTACGGATATGCCACGAGCACGACGGCGAACTACGACGTCAATTTCACCGGCAACCAGACCTTCGGCAGCAGCCGCGACGCGAATACCGTGCGTCATATCGGTGGTGCAGCGACGCTGATCTCCAACTCTGCCCAGACCTGGGGTTTCAATGGCCTGATGAATGCCGGCACCGGCCTGCTGACGCTGGGTGACACGGGCAACCAAGTGCTGAACATCAAGGCGGGTGTGGGCACCGGCACGGAGCTGGTGCTGCACGCGGCCAGCGGGAACATTTCGATTCTCGATCCGATCATCAACAACGGTGCGAATGCATCATCGGTCACGGTCAACGGTCCCGGCACTGTGACGCTGAACGTTGCCAATACCTACACCGGCGGCACGACGATCAACAGCGGCACGGTGGCGACCACCCAGAACCTGGGCGCCGCGAGCTCGAATGCCGTGCTCAACAGCGGCGCGATACTTTCGATCACCGGAGCGCCGACCAACTCGAACGTCTTGACCGGTGGCGGCACGATCAACTCCACTGGTGCAACGATCTCTGGCAACTGGAGCAACTTCGCGGGCAGCTACACTCACAACAACACCCTCGCTTCGACGTCTTACAACGCCGCCAACGCGACCAGCAAGTTTGCCGCGTATAACATCGCGAGTACGCAAGGGGGAGCTCAAGGCATGATCGCCGGTTTCAACACCGGCAGCGCGAGCGGCACTTACACTCTGGAGCTGGGATCGCTGACCGGTGTGGCGGGCTCGCTGTTCCGCGGCGGCAATACCGCACAGGGGATCGCCACGCTGCGGATCGGCAATCTCAACACGAGCACCACCTTCGCGGGCACCTTCAACGACGGGACCAACACGAAGATCGCTATCGACAAGGTCGGAAGTGGCACGCTCACGCTCTCGGGTAGCAGTGGGAATACTGCCGGTGTTTCCGTTTCGTCCGGCACCTTGCTGCTCACCGGTGGGTTTACTGCAGCGGGGAATGCGATGTCGGTGGCCAACGGAGCCACGCTTGCTGGCACCGGCAGTGTGGCTGGCACCGCTACCATCGCGAGCGGCGGTATCATGGAAAATGGCAATGGTGGCTCCGCCGCGCTGACCTTCGGTGGTCTGACGTTTGGCGGTGCGGCGACGGTCAATGCGCACTACAGCGGCACGGGGCCCGCGTTGGCAGTGACTGGGGCACTTGCCACTACGCCGGCCAACGGCCAGGTGACGCTCAATGTTGCGTCCGCGGTTCCGCTGGCGAACGGCACTCACAACATCATCAGCTATGGCAGCTTCGGTGGCGCGGCCACCAACTTCAGCGCCCATGTCACCTCGGGGCTCAATACCCGCCAGTCCGCCTTGCTGGTGCTGAGCGGCAACAACGTCGCCCTGCAGGTCGCCGGCGATTCGCCGAAGTGGACCGGTGCGCGCAACGATGGTCTGTGGACGACCACGACCCAGGCTTCACCGAAGAACTGGAAGCTCATCACCGGTGGCACCGCCACCGACTTCATCTCAGGTGACAATGTCCTCTTCGACGACACCGCGACCGGCACCACGGCGCTCAACCTCGACGGTGGCATCACCGCCGGCGTGGTCGAGTTCAACAACAGCACCAAGGCCTACAGCATTTCCAGCACGACCTTCGGCGGCCTGATCGATGGGGCGCTGATCAAGAATGGCACCGGGAGTCTCACGATCAATACCACCAACAGCTACTCCGGCGGCACCACCTTCAACGGTGGCACGCTCAACCTGAACAGCGACTCGGCACTCGGTTCCGGCCTGTTCACCATCGGAGCCGGCAGTGCCAAGGTCCTCAACAACGGCTCCGGTGCGGACGTTTTCTTCAATACGAATCCTACCCAGCAGTGGGCGGATGACTTCACCTTCACCGGTTCGAATAGCCTCGATGTGGGCAGCGGCGCGGTGACGATTTCCGGTGCCGGGACGGATCGCACGGTCACCGTGAGTTCCGGGTCGCTGACCGTGGGCGAGGTGAAGGCCGCCGCGCACGGCCTGATCAAGCAGGGCACTGGCACGCTGGTGCTCAGCTCGGATGGAGCGGGAGCCGCGGCGAGCACGCTCGCAGGCACCCTGAACATCGCGGCTGGCACGATCCAGATCAACCGCGCCACCGGAAACAGCGGCGACCTGACGGCCACCGGCCTCACGGGCACCGGCACCATCACGAACGGAGCGGCGATCGAGCGCTGGTTCCTCCTGAATACCACCGGCACTTCCACCTTCACCGGCACGCTTGCCAACGGCGGCACCGGTGGCCTCGGCTTCAACAAGCAGGGCGCGGGCAGCGTCACGCTGTCCGGAAACCTGTCCTATACCGGCCAGACCACGGTCGAGGGCGGCACCCTGACAATCCCGGTCGCCAATACCGGCGCGGGCTCGAATGCCCAGGTAACGTCGGGCACGCTGGTGATGGGTCATCCTTCCGCGTTTGGCACGGCGGGAACCATCCGTCTCGCGGGGAACAATGTTTCGACCTTCGACATGGCGACCGATGGGGGCGACAACGCCTACGGCATCGTGTGGGGCACCGGCACGATTGCGACAATCGTCTCCGATCGGGCGACTGCCGGGGCGGGAATCAATCACACCTTGAGTACGCTCGGCGCAGCCGGTGTCGGCGGCGGCACCATCACGATCACCAGCGGGGTCAATGTTACCTCGGGCGCGGGCCGGATCACCTTCACCAATCTCGGCCTGTCCGCCGGTACTGTTCAGACCACGGCGCTGAACCCGACTTCGGCCAATGTCACGGTGGGTCCGGTTTCCAAGGTGGCGAACACCGGGCTGAGCCAGACCCTGGAGCTGGGAGGCACCACGCTTGAAAACGAAGTTTCCGGCGTGATCTCCAACGGCGACGGCGCGGCCATCATCTCGGTGATCAAGTCCAACAGCAGCACCTGGACGATCTCCAATACCAACACCTACACGGGCACGACGACGGTCGGCACGGCCAATGGAGCTGGCATTCTCCGCGCCACCGCGACCAACGCGCTGGGCACCGGCACGATGATCTTTGACGGCTCGGGTGGAACTCCCGGCCCGACCAGCCGCCTGGAGCTCTCCAACAACATCACGCTGCCGAACAACATCACGCTCAGCCAGCGCAACAATACTTCCGCTGCCATCCTCAATGTCAGTGGCAACAACACGCTGACCGGAGCGATCGACCTGAATGCGGGAGGCAATGCGGGCAATATCGCTTCCGACGGTGGCTTGCTCAGCCTTTCCGGCAATATTTCCACCACCACCGCCGTAGCCCGCAACCTCCACCTCGGTGGTGCAGGCAATGGCCAGGCGAGCGGTGTGATTTCCAATGGTGCGACTGCGACGGGTGTGGTCAGCGTCACCAAGGAAGGTGCCGGTAGCTGGACCCTGTCCGGAGCAAACACCTACACGGGTGCCACGGTGGTCAGCGCGGGCACGCTCAATGTCTCGCAAGCGGTGCTTGCCGACGCGGCCACGGTCAACGTCGCCTCAGCGGGCGTGCTCAACCTGACTCACGCTCTCACCGACACGGTGGATCGCTTCTACATCGACGGCGTGGAGCAAGCTTCCGGAACGTGGGGCAGCTTGGCCTCGACCGCCACGCACAAGACGGCCCGCATCACGGGCACCGGCATGCTGCTCGCCACCAATGGTGTGGCTGCCGGTGGCTACTCGACGTGGGCCACTACCCTCGGCCTCACCGCGGGTGTGAACGATGGCGCTGCGCAGAATCCGGACAACGATGGCTTTGAGAACGGCACCGAATACATCCTCGGCGGCCACCCGCTCAACGGCTCGAACAATCCGAAGATCTATGCCTTGGTCGCCGATAGCGATGATGTCGGAACGGACAAGGAGCTGATCATGACGATCGCGGTGCCGCAGGGCACGCCTGCCTTCCCGGCGGGTTCGCCGACGTCCTCGGTCACGTTTGAAGGCTTCGGCATCACGGTGAAAGGCAGCACCAGCCTCGCGACCTTCCCGGTGACGGTGAACCCGGTCGCTCCGGTGACCACCGGTCTGCCGGCAGCGCCAACACAAGGCGGTATCACTTATGAATACCGCTCCTTCAGCCTCGGCGGATCGAATGGCGCCACGGGCAGGGGCTTCCTGCAGGTGACCGTGACGAATCCCTGA